One region of Solanum pennellii chromosome 6, SPENNV200 genomic DNA includes:
- the LOC107023637 gene encoding CBS domain-containing protein CBSCBSPB1-like isoform X2, producing MPTSQGGGGSSSRRSISLTNSSSLAKKKAAAENVGVQPDSAHRKSISISRSMGLTGERTVKRLRLSKALTIPDTTSIYEACRKMAARRVDALLLTDSNALLCGILTDKDIATRVIAPEVNIQETPVSKIMTKNPVFVLSDTLAVEALQKMVLGKFRHLPVVDNGEVVALLDIAKCLYDAIARLERAAEKGKAIAAAVEGVEKHWGATGCASSNTFIEALRERMFRPSLSTIISENSKIVTVEPNETVLATAKKMLECRTSSAIITVDNKPRGILTSKDLLMRVIAQDLPPESTLVERVMTPNPECASIDMPIVDALHTMHDGKFLHLPLVDKEGTVVSVLDVLHITHAAVATVGNAAGVNNEAANSMMQRFWDSAMALTPDDDDETRSENSLKLASEGTETGRSIPYPSSSQPTSFSFKIKDKKGRMHRFNCDIQNMTDLIAAIIQRVGDDIDRTNLPQILYEDEDHDKVVLASDGDLTAAIDHARSSGWKGLKLHLDYSGTMGGSLDYAHPESAWASAYSTVAAGAALVAGLGVLAFLRRSGN from the exons ATGCCGACGAGTCAAGGAGGAGGAGGATCATCATCGAGGAGAAGCATATCGTTGACGAACTCTTCTTCACTTGCTAAGAAGAAAGCAGCAGCGGAAAATGTAGGAGTACAACCGGATTCTGCTCACCGGAAGTCGATTTCTATATCTCGTTCCAT GGGACTGACTGGAGAGCGCACAGTTAAGAGATTGAGGCTGTCAAAAGCCCTTACAATACCTGATACTACAAGTATTTATGAAGCTTGCCGCAAGATGGCTGCTCGCAGAGTTGATGCTTTGTTGTTGACTGATTCAAATGCATTACTATGTGGTATCCTGACAGATAAG GATATAGCAACAAGGGTTATTGCTCCAGAAGTTAATATACAGGAAACACCAGTTTCAAAGATAATGACGAAAAATCCGGTTTTTGTGCTTTCTGACACACTTGCTGTGGAGGCTTTGCAGAAAATGGTGCTAG GAAAATTTAGACATTTGCCAGTTGTAGATAATGGAGAGGTCGTTGCTTTGCTTGATATTGCAAAGTGCCTTTATGATGCAATTGCTCGCCTCGAAAGGGCAGCTGAGAAAGGAAAGGCCATTGCAGCTGCCGTTGAGGGAGTTGAAAAACACTGGGGGGCAACTGGCTGTG caAGTTCCAATACATTTATAGAAGCACTTCGGGAGAGAATGTTCAGGCCTTCACTGTCTACCATCATTTCTGAAAATTCAAA GATTGTTACAGTTGAACCAAATGAAACTGTTCTAGCCACAGCCAAAAAGATGCTCGAATGTCGAACAAGCTCTGCAATCATAACAGTTGACAACAAACCACGAGGGATTTTAAC TTCAAAGGACTTGTTGATGCGAGTCATAGCACAAGATCTTCCCCCTGAATCCACTCTTGTTGAAAGG GTAATGACCCCCAATCCAGAATGTGCTTCAATAGATATGCCTATTGTTGATGCTTTACATACAATGCATGACGGGAAATTTTTACACCTTCCTCTTGTTGATAAAG AGGGAACTGTTGTTTCTGTTCTTGATGTGCTTCATATCACTCATGCAGCTGTAGCCACG GTGGGAAATGCTGCTGGAGTAAATAATGAAGCTGCAAACTCTATGATGCAAAGATTTTGGGATTCAGCTATGGCATTGACtcctgatgatgatgatgagacGCGGAG TGAGAATTCCTTGAAATTGGCTTCTGAAGGGACAGAAACAGGAAGATCTATTCCCTATCCTTCATCTAGCCAGCCAACTAGTTTTTCATTCAAGATTAAAGACAAAAAAGGGAGGATGCACAGATTCAACTGTG ATATTCAGAACATGACTGATCTAATAGCTGCCATAATTCAAAGAGTGGGGGATGACATTGACCGCACCAATCTTCCTCAGATTCTG TATGAAGATGAAGATCATGACAAGGTTGTACTGGCATCAGATGGTGATCTTACAGCAGCTATTGACCATGCAAGATCTTCAGGTTGGAAG GGGCTAAAATTGCACTTGGACTATTCAGGAACAATGGGCGGTAGTTTGGATTATGCTCATCCTGAATCTGCATGGGCCTCAGCCTACAGCACTGTAGCAGCTGGTGCTGCATTAGTTGCAGGCTTAGGCGTGTTAGCATTCTTAAGGAGATCCGGTAACTAA
- the LOC107023615 gene encoding nuclear transcription factor Y subunit C-1-like: protein MDNNPHQSPTEAAAAAAAAAAAAQSATYPSQTPYHHLLQQQQQQLQMFWTYQRQEIEQVNDFKNHQLPLARIKKIMKADEDVRMISAEAPVLFAKACELFILELTIRSWLHAEENKRRTLQKNDIAAAITRTDIFDFLVDIVPRDEIKDEGVGLGPGIVGSTASGVPYYYPPMGQPAPGGVMLGRPAVPGVDPSMYVHPPPSQAWQSVWQTGDDNSYASGGSSGQGNLDGQI, encoded by the exons ATGGACAACAACCCTCACCAATCTCCGACTGAGGCCGCTGCGGCGGCC GCAGCAGCGGCAGCGGCGGCTCAGTCAGCCACGTATCCATCGCAGACTCCATACCACCATCTCCttcagcagcaacaacagcagctACAGATGTTTTGGACTTACCAGCGTCAAGAAATCGAGCAAGTCAATGATTTCAAAAACCACCAACTTCCCCTTGCTCGTATCAAAAAGATCATGAAAGCTGATGAAGATGTTCGTATGATCTCTGCTGAAGCTCCGGTTCTGTTCGCGAAAGCTTGTGAGCTTTTCATTCTGGAGCTCACCATCCGTTCGTGGCTTCACGCTGAGGAAAACAAGCGCAGGACTTTACAGAAGAATGACATCGCTGCGGCGATTACTCGTACTGATATTTTTGATTTTCTGGTTGACATCGTTCCTAGGGATGAGATTAAGGATGAGGGTGTTGGGCTTGGACCCGGAATTGTGGGTTCTACTGCTAGTGGTGTGCCGTACTATTACCCTCCCATGGGCCAGCCGGCTCCGGGTGGGGTGATGCTTGGTAGGCCTGCTGTTCCTGGAGTTGATCCATCAATGTATGTGCACCCTCCACCGTCACAGGCGTGGCAATCTGTGTGGCAGACTGGAGACGATAATTCCTATGCTAGTGGAGGTAGCAGTGGACAGGGTAACCTTGATGGCCAAAT ttaa
- the LOC107023637 gene encoding CBS domain-containing protein CBSCBSPB1-like isoform X1, with the protein MPTSQGGGGSSSRRSISLTNSSSLAKKKAAAENVGVQPDSAHRKSISISRSMGLTGERTVKRLRLSKALTIPDTTSIYEACRKMAARRVDALLLTDSNALLCGILTDKDIATRVIAPEVNIQETPVSKIMTKNPVFVLSDTLAVEALQKMVLGKFRHLPVVDNGEVVALLDIAKCLYDAIARLERAAEKGKAIAAAVEGVEKHWGATGCASSNTFIEALRERMFRPSLSTIISENSKIVTVEPNETVLATAKKMLECRTSSAIITVDNKPRGILTSKDLLMRVIAQDLPPESTLVERVMTPNPECASIDMPIVDALHTMHDGKFLHLPLVDKEGTVVSVLDVLHITHAAVATVGNAAGVNNEAANSMMQRFWDSAMALTPDDDDETRSENSLKLASEGTETGRSIPYPSSSQPTSFSFKIKDKKGRMHRFNCDIQNMTDLIAAIIQRVGDDIDRTNLPQILVKCINFSLYEDEDHDKVVLASDGDLTAAIDHARSSGWKGLKLHLDYSGTMGGSLDYAHPESAWASAYSTVAAGAALVAGLGVLAFLRRSGN; encoded by the exons ATGCCGACGAGTCAAGGAGGAGGAGGATCATCATCGAGGAGAAGCATATCGTTGACGAACTCTTCTTCACTTGCTAAGAAGAAAGCAGCAGCGGAAAATGTAGGAGTACAACCGGATTCTGCTCACCGGAAGTCGATTTCTATATCTCGTTCCAT GGGACTGACTGGAGAGCGCACAGTTAAGAGATTGAGGCTGTCAAAAGCCCTTACAATACCTGATACTACAAGTATTTATGAAGCTTGCCGCAAGATGGCTGCTCGCAGAGTTGATGCTTTGTTGTTGACTGATTCAAATGCATTACTATGTGGTATCCTGACAGATAAG GATATAGCAACAAGGGTTATTGCTCCAGAAGTTAATATACAGGAAACACCAGTTTCAAAGATAATGACGAAAAATCCGGTTTTTGTGCTTTCTGACACACTTGCTGTGGAGGCTTTGCAGAAAATGGTGCTAG GAAAATTTAGACATTTGCCAGTTGTAGATAATGGAGAGGTCGTTGCTTTGCTTGATATTGCAAAGTGCCTTTATGATGCAATTGCTCGCCTCGAAAGGGCAGCTGAGAAAGGAAAGGCCATTGCAGCTGCCGTTGAGGGAGTTGAAAAACACTGGGGGGCAACTGGCTGTG caAGTTCCAATACATTTATAGAAGCACTTCGGGAGAGAATGTTCAGGCCTTCACTGTCTACCATCATTTCTGAAAATTCAAA GATTGTTACAGTTGAACCAAATGAAACTGTTCTAGCCACAGCCAAAAAGATGCTCGAATGTCGAACAAGCTCTGCAATCATAACAGTTGACAACAAACCACGAGGGATTTTAAC TTCAAAGGACTTGTTGATGCGAGTCATAGCACAAGATCTTCCCCCTGAATCCACTCTTGTTGAAAGG GTAATGACCCCCAATCCAGAATGTGCTTCAATAGATATGCCTATTGTTGATGCTTTACATACAATGCATGACGGGAAATTTTTACACCTTCCTCTTGTTGATAAAG AGGGAACTGTTGTTTCTGTTCTTGATGTGCTTCATATCACTCATGCAGCTGTAGCCACG GTGGGAAATGCTGCTGGAGTAAATAATGAAGCTGCAAACTCTATGATGCAAAGATTTTGGGATTCAGCTATGGCATTGACtcctgatgatgatgatgagacGCGGAG TGAGAATTCCTTGAAATTGGCTTCTGAAGGGACAGAAACAGGAAGATCTATTCCCTATCCTTCATCTAGCCAGCCAACTAGTTTTTCATTCAAGATTAAAGACAAAAAAGGGAGGATGCACAGATTCAACTGTG ATATTCAGAACATGACTGATCTAATAGCTGCCATAATTCAAAGAGTGGGGGATGACATTGACCGCACCAATCTTCCTCAGATTCTGGTTAAATGCATTAATTTTTCTCTC TATGAAGATGAAGATCATGACAAGGTTGTACTGGCATCAGATGGTGATCTTACAGCAGCTATTGACCATGCAAGATCTTCAGGTTGGAAG GGGCTAAAATTGCACTTGGACTATTCAGGAACAATGGGCGGTAGTTTGGATTATGCTCATCCTGAATCTGCATGGGCCTCAGCCTACAGCACTGTAGCAGCTGGTGCTGCATTAGTTGCAGGCTTAGGCGTGTTAGCATTCTTAAGGAGATCCGGTAACTAA
- the LOC107021214 gene encoding protein transport protein Sec61 subunit gamma-1-like, giving the protein MDALDTVFDPLRDFAKDSVRLVKRCHKPDRKEFTKVATRTAIGFVVMGFVGFFVKLIFIPINNIIVGAS; this is encoded by the exons ATGGACGCTCTCGATACTGTTTTCGATCCTCTTAGAGATTTCGCCAAAGACAGCGTAAGGCTCGTCAAAAGGTGCCACAAGCCTGATCGCAAAG AATTTACCAAGGTTGCAACCCGTACGGCGATCGGTTTTGTTGTGATGGGATTCGTTGGATTTTTCGTCAAGTTGATATTCATTCCAATCAACAACATCATCGTTGGTGCTTCTTAA